In one Saccharibacillus brassicae genomic region, the following are encoded:
- a CDS encoding queuosine precursor transporter yields MFNFTWGVFFVLVNFAFFLLCFKFFGKKGLYAWVGVATVIANIQVTKTIDMLGITMTLGNAMYVSVYMTTDLLNERYGVKAARRAVWFGFFMLIMTTVIMQMVLRFVPSEVDFAQGAMEALFGLLPRLALGSLAAYLVSQLLDVYLYAAIRRKFASANQLWIRNNGSGFVSSFVDTLIFCAIAFTGPEYGGFSVWIQLFVSTYVFKFILTAAGTPVLYWARGMKVPAEEADSGLPTVPAEHAAVK; encoded by the coding sequence GTGTTCAACTTTACTTGGGGCGTCTTTTTCGTCCTGGTCAACTTTGCGTTCTTCCTGCTCTGCTTCAAATTTTTCGGCAAAAAAGGGCTGTATGCCTGGGTCGGAGTGGCGACCGTTATCGCCAACATTCAGGTGACCAAAACGATCGACATGCTCGGTATCACGATGACGCTCGGCAACGCCATGTACGTCAGCGTCTATATGACGACCGACCTGCTGAATGAACGTTACGGCGTCAAAGCCGCGCGCCGCGCGGTCTGGTTCGGCTTTTTCATGCTGATCATGACGACGGTCATCATGCAGATGGTGCTGCGTTTCGTGCCTTCGGAAGTCGATTTCGCGCAGGGAGCGATGGAGGCGCTGTTCGGCCTGCTGCCAAGACTCGCGCTCGGCAGCCTGGCGGCTTACCTGGTCAGCCAACTGCTGGACGTCTACTTGTACGCCGCGATCCGCCGCAAGTTCGCTTCCGCCAATCAACTGTGGATTCGCAACAACGGCAGCGGCTTCGTCAGTTCCTTCGTCGATACGCTGATCTTCTGCGCGATCGCGTTCACCGGTCCCGAATACGGCGGGTTCTCCGTCTGGATTCAGCTGTTCGTCTCGACCTATGTCTTCAAATTCATTCTGACCGCGGCCGGCACTCCGGTGCTGTATTGGGCGCGCGGCATGAAAGTGCCCGCCGAAGAAGCCGATTCCGGCCTGCCGACCGTTCCGGCCGAGCACGCGGCGGTCAAATAG
- a CDS encoding L-cystine transporter — METFFVILNIAVLAGLAVLLYIMQKRHVSFSKRVFTALGLGILLGGALQWIYTSESEVVSRSMDWYSLLGSGYVGLLQMIVIPLIMVSIITAIMNIKGGKKLGKISASVLITLVLTTAIAAAVGIASAMAFGLNAEDLLAGQGEAEIARGESLESRLGDVEGVSLPEQILSFIPTNPFADMTGARPSSTLAVVIFSAFIGLAVLGLDRKNAQQAETFRGMINAVHGVVMRIVTMILRLTPYGILALIAKMMATTDPAGIARLAEFVVASYVALIVMFVIHLVILLLFGMNPVTYAKKVVSTLIFAFTSRSSAATIPLNIETQTKKLGVSEGVANLSASFGATIGQNGCAGIYPAMLAVMIAPAAGVEVNLSFILTLIAVVAISSFGVAGVGGGATFAALIVLSTMNLPVALAGLLIAVEPLIDMGRTALNVNDSMVAGVVTGKVTGEIDKKTFDSAETPELETASA; from the coding sequence ATGGAAACCTTTTTCGTAATTTTGAACATCGCCGTGCTGGCGGGGCTTGCGGTGCTGCTCTACATCATGCAGAAGCGCCACGTCTCTTTTAGCAAACGGGTCTTTACCGCGCTTGGCCTGGGCATCCTGCTTGGCGGCGCCCTGCAATGGATCTACACTTCCGAATCGGAAGTCGTCTCGCGTTCGATGGATTGGTACAGCCTGCTCGGCAGCGGCTACGTCGGACTGCTGCAGATGATCGTCATTCCGCTGATCATGGTGTCGATTATCACGGCGATCATGAACATCAAAGGCGGCAAGAAGCTCGGCAAGATCAGCGCTTCCGTCCTGATTACGCTCGTGCTGACGACAGCGATCGCCGCAGCGGTCGGCATCGCCTCCGCGATGGCTTTCGGCCTGAACGCGGAAGATCTGCTGGCCGGACAGGGCGAAGCCGAGATCGCGCGCGGCGAATCGCTGGAATCGCGGCTGGGTGACGTAGAAGGCGTCTCGCTGCCGGAACAGATTCTGTCCTTCATCCCGACCAATCCGTTCGCGGACATGACGGGAGCCCGTCCTTCCTCGACGCTTGCCGTCGTCATCTTCTCGGCCTTTATCGGTCTGGCCGTATTGGGCCTGGACCGCAAAAACGCGCAGCAGGCGGAGACGTTCCGCGGCATGATCAATGCGGTACACGGCGTCGTCATGCGCATTGTGACGATGATTCTGCGCCTGACGCCGTACGGCATCCTGGCGCTGATCGCCAAGATGATGGCCACAACCGACCCGGCCGGCATCGCCAGGCTGGCCGAATTCGTTGTCGCTTCGTACGTGGCGCTGATCGTCATGTTCGTTATTCACCTGGTGATCCTGCTGCTGTTCGGCATGAACCCGGTCACGTATGCGAAAAAGGTCGTCTCGACGCTTATCTTCGCGTTCACTTCGCGTTCGAGCGCGGCGACGATTCCGCTTAATATCGAGACGCAGACCAAAAAGCTCGGCGTGTCCGAAGGCGTGGCGAACTTGTCCGCAAGCTTCGGCGCGACGATCGGCCAGAACGGCTGCGCGGGCATCTATCCGGCCATGCTGGCCGTCATGATCGCTCCGGCGGCAGGCGTGGAAGTCAATCTCTCGTTCATTCTCACCCTGATCGCCGTTGTAGCCATCAGCTCGTTCGGTGTAGCGGGCGTAGGCGGCGGCGCGACGTTCGCGGCGCTGATCGTGCTCTCGACGATGAACCTGCCGGTCGCGCTGGCCGGACTGCTGATCGCCGTCGAGCCGCTGATCGATATGGGCCGTACCGCCCTGAACGTCAACGATTCGATGGTGGCCGGCGTCGTCACAGGCAAAGTGACCGGCGAGATCGACAAGAAAACGTTCGATTCCGCCGAGACGCCGGAACTCGAAACGGCGAGCGCGTAA